One Streptomyces lincolnensis genomic region harbors:
- a CDS encoding nuclear transport factor 2 family protein, translated as MQSSAVLSIARQYADAVSARDFAAVTRMFTDDIVWHQPGTNQFSGSHRGAAAIGEMFGGMMAVTEGTFELRTTGDPMVNGALVATPVHFSARRNGEVMGMNGVDLLRIEGDRIAEVWLFSAGQGGEDAFWGTA; from the coding sequence ATGCAGTCCAGCGCCGTACTCAGCATCGCCCGCCAGTACGCCGACGCGGTGTCGGCCAGGGACTTCGCCGCGGTCACGCGCATGTTCACCGACGACATCGTGTGGCACCAGCCGGGCACGAACCAGTTCTCCGGCAGCCACCGCGGTGCGGCCGCGATCGGCGAGATGTTCGGCGGCATGATGGCGGTCACCGAGGGGACGTTCGAACTCAGGACGACCGGCGATCCCATGGTCAACGGTGCGCTGGTCGCCACGCCGGTCCACTTCTCCGCCAGGCGTAACGGCGAGGTGATGGGGATGAACGGCGTCGACCTCCTGAGGATCGAGGGCGACCGGATCGCCGAGGTCTGGCTCTTCTCCGCGGGCCAGGGCGGAGAGGACGCCTTCTGGGGCACCGCCTGA
- a CDS encoding class I SAM-dependent methyltransferase: protein MAEHSFLTAVRESYDTVAVEYVERVPPPAEMDPLSRAMLAGFAELVRTAGLGPVADLGCGPGRVTAHLAGLGVSAFGVDLSPKMIGLARHAYPNLRFTEGSMTALEMRDDELGGILAWYSTHHTPPQWLPDVFAEFHRTLAPGGYLLWGDYVGDERLQPTHGYGRPVSYESYLLPLDRIIGLLDQAGLVVTARLEQEPGGRVNRPRACLLARKPEAP from the coding sequence ATGGCCGAGCACTCCTTTCTGACCGCGGTGCGCGAGTCGTACGACACGGTTGCCGTCGAGTACGTCGAACGCGTCCCGCCTCCCGCCGAGATGGACCCGCTGTCACGCGCGATGCTGGCGGGGTTCGCCGAGTTGGTGCGGACGGCCGGTCTGGGGCCGGTCGCGGACCTGGGATGCGGCCCCGGCCGCGTGACCGCGCACCTGGCCGGGCTGGGGGTGTCCGCCTTCGGCGTCGATCTGTCACCGAAGATGATCGGGCTGGCCCGCCACGCCTATCCGAACCTGCGGTTCACCGAGGGCTCGATGACCGCGCTGGAGATGAGGGACGACGAACTCGGCGGCATCCTGGCCTGGTACTCCACCCACCACACGCCCCCGCAGTGGCTACCGGATGTGTTCGCCGAGTTCCACCGCACGCTCGCACCCGGCGGCTACCTGCTCTGGGGAGACTATGTCGGCGATGAACGGTTGCAGCCGACCCACGGCTATGGCCGTCCGGTGTCCTACGAGTCGTACCTGCTGCCCCTGGACCGCATCATCGGCCTGCTGGACCAAGCCGGACTCGTCGTCACCGCGAGACTGGAGCAGGAGCCCGGTGGACGCGTGAACAGACCCCGCGCCTGCCTCCTGGCCCGCAAGCCCGAAGCGCCCTGA
- a CDS encoding MarR family winged helix-turn-helix transcriptional regulator, producing MPERETPAGAMDDVDVVTRAVLDASRLLMALSARSLAAVEERVTLPQFRMLVVLSARGATKLVTLADLLQVAPSTAMRMVDRLIAAGLADRHLNPDNRRETLLQLTEEGLRTVEAVTTRRRTEIATIVERLTPVQRLALTQALAAFNEAGRELSDPALDATEPHPLGWAVDLPMARDA from the coding sequence ATGCCGGAGCGTGAGACCCCCGCGGGGGCGATGGACGATGTTGACGTGGTGACCCGTGCGGTGCTGGACGCTTCGCGGCTGCTGATGGCGCTCTCCGCCCGCTCGCTCGCCGCGGTCGAAGAACGTGTGACGCTTCCGCAGTTCAGGATGCTGGTGGTGCTGTCCGCGCGCGGGGCCACCAAGCTGGTCACGCTCGCCGACCTGCTCCAGGTGGCTCCCTCTACCGCGATGCGGATGGTGGACCGGCTGATCGCGGCCGGGCTGGCCGACCGGCACCTCAACCCCGACAACCGCCGCGAGACCCTTCTCCAGCTCACCGAGGAAGGCCTGCGCACCGTCGAGGCCGTCACCACCCGACGGCGCACCGAGATCGCCACGATCGTCGAACGGCTCACGCCGGTGCAGCGCCTGGCACTCACGCAGGCCCTCGCCGCCTTCAACGAAGCCGGGAGAGAGCTCTCGGATCCGGCGCTCGACGCCACGGAACCGCACCCACTGGGCTGGGCGGTGGACCTCCCCATGGCCCGCGACGCCTGA
- a CDS encoding heavy metal translocating P-type ATPase: MTTEPATSVVTTDLTVGGMTCAACVRRVEKKLAKLEGVTATVNLATGGARVSHPPHVSPDELMATVERAGYTAALPEPPKQRREEGQDGESDGTRQELERLVITALLAVPVVVLSMVPDLQFRAWQWLCFVLATPVAVWSAWPFHVRALRGLRHSAATMDTLVSLGVAASYAWSVYALLFGGAGELGMTMPFSLMPEASDGAAHVYLEVAVVVPLFVLTGRFLEARARNGTGAALRSLAQLAAKEVAVREDRAERLIPVEELRVAQVFVVRPGERVATDGEVTEGSSAVDLSLVTGESEPVEVGPGSAVVGGAVNVGGLLLVRATAVGADTQLARITRLVTEAQVGKARAQRLADAVAGVFVPVVLALAVTVLGFWLGAGADPQAAITVCVAVLVVACPCALGLATPTALMAATGRGAQLGVLVRGPQALEGLQHIDTVVLDKTGTLTSGHMTVARVTAVPDGLGREAVLRLAGAVEQGSEHPLGRAIVTYATGVPPRDPVRASGEAGQGALPEVSGFAATAGRGVRGRVEGRLIEVLAPDGELPTTLAEALRAAESGVNTPVLVRVDGAAEALIEVGDVVRPGSYQAVDRLRRLGVRPVLATGDREAPGRAVAAALGIEEVHSRCTPEDKAGLVRELREQGYRVAVVGDGVNDAAALAGADLGIAMGGGTDVAIGAADVTLVRGDIEALGDAVRLSRRTLGTIRVNLLWAFGYNVVTVPLAMVGLLNPMLAAAAMSVSSLLVVGNSLRLRAWQPSRARGGTR; the protein is encoded by the coding sequence ATGACCACGGAACCAGCCACATCCGTGGTGACCACCGACCTGACCGTCGGTGGGATGACCTGTGCGGCGTGCGTGCGGCGGGTGGAGAAGAAGCTCGCGAAACTGGAGGGCGTGACCGCGACGGTCAATTTGGCCACCGGGGGCGCCAGGGTGAGCCATCCGCCGCATGTCAGCCCCGACGAACTCATGGCGACGGTCGAGCGGGCCGGGTACACGGCCGCACTGCCCGAACCGCCGAAACAGCGGCGCGAGGAGGGGCAGGACGGGGAGTCCGACGGCACCCGGCAGGAGCTCGAACGGCTGGTGATCACGGCGCTGCTCGCGGTGCCGGTGGTCGTGCTGTCCATGGTGCCCGACCTTCAGTTCCGCGCGTGGCAGTGGCTGTGCTTCGTACTGGCCACGCCGGTCGCGGTGTGGAGCGCGTGGCCGTTTCATGTGCGGGCGCTGCGCGGGCTACGGCACTCCGCGGCGACCATGGACACCCTGGTCTCGTTGGGCGTGGCGGCGTCCTACGCCTGGTCGGTGTACGCACTGCTCTTCGGCGGTGCGGGCGAGCTGGGCATGACGATGCCCTTCAGCCTGATGCCCGAAGCCTCTGACGGCGCGGCGCACGTCTACCTCGAAGTGGCTGTCGTCGTCCCGCTGTTCGTGCTCACAGGGCGGTTCCTGGAGGCGCGGGCCAGGAACGGCACCGGGGCGGCCCTGCGGTCGCTCGCCCAACTCGCCGCGAAGGAAGTGGCGGTACGCGAGGATAGGGCCGAGCGGCTCATCCCTGTCGAGGAGTTGAGGGTCGCGCAGGTCTTCGTCGTCCGCCCCGGCGAGCGCGTCGCCACCGACGGCGAGGTGACCGAGGGCAGTTCCGCCGTCGACCTGTCCCTGGTCACCGGTGAAAGCGAGCCGGTCGAGGTCGGACCGGGTTCGGCCGTGGTCGGCGGGGCGGTCAACGTCGGCGGACTGCTGCTCGTACGGGCTACCGCGGTCGGTGCGGACACCCAACTGGCCCGTATCACCCGGCTGGTGACCGAGGCTCAGGTGGGCAAGGCGCGGGCGCAGCGGCTGGCGGACGCGGTGGCCGGGGTGTTCGTGCCGGTGGTGCTGGCGCTCGCCGTGACCGTGCTCGGGTTCTGGCTGGGCGCCGGGGCCGACCCGCAGGCCGCCATCACCGTGTGCGTGGCCGTCCTGGTGGTGGCGTGCCCGTGTGCGCTGGGGCTGGCCACGCCGACCGCGCTGATGGCCGCCACCGGGCGCGGTGCGCAGCTCGGTGTCCTGGTCCGGGGCCCGCAGGCCCTGGAGGGGTTGCAGCACATCGACACGGTCGTGCTCGACAAGACCGGCACCCTCACCTCCGGCCACATGACCGTTGCCCGGGTCACGGCCGTGCCGGACGGTCTCGGGCGCGAGGCGGTGCTGCGGCTGGCCGGTGCGGTGGAGCAGGGCTCGGAACACCCACTGGGCCGGGCCATCGTCACGTACGCCACGGGAGTGCCCCCGCGCGACCCTGTTCGAGCGTCGGGTGAAGCCGGGCAGGGCGCACTGCCGGAGGTGAGCGGCTTCGCCGCGACCGCGGGGCGCGGCGTGCGCGGCCGGGTCGAGGGGCGGCTGATCGAAGTCCTCGCGCCGGACGGGGAGTTGCCCACAACCCTCGCCGAAGCCCTGCGCGCGGCGGAGTCCGGCGTCAACACCCCGGTCCTGGTCCGCGTCGACGGGGCCGCCGAGGCGCTGATCGAGGTCGGAGACGTCGTACGCCCCGGCAGCTACCAGGCCGTGGACCGGCTGCGGCGCCTCGGTGTACGCCCGGTGCTCGCCACCGGCGACCGGGAGGCACCGGGGCGGGCGGTCGCGGCCGCGCTCGGCATCGAGGAGGTGCACTCGCGCTGCACTCCCGAGGACAAGGCCGGCCTCGTACGGGAGTTGAGGGAACAGGGCTACCGGGTCGCGGTTGTCGGCGACGGCGTCAACGACGCCGCCGCACTGGCCGGAGCCGACCTCGGCATCGCCATGGGCGGTGGCACGGACGTGGCGATCGGGGCCGCCGACGTGACACTCGTACGCGGTGACATCGAGGCGCTGGGCGACGCGGTCCGGCTCTCCCGGCGCACCCTGGGCACGATCCGCGTCAACCTCCTGTGGGCGTTCGGGTACAACGTGGTGACCGTGCCGCTCGCCATGGTCGGACTGCTCAACCCGATGCTCGCCGCGGCGGCGATGTCGGTGAGCTCCCTGCTGGTGGTCGGCAACAGTCTGCGCCTGCGGGCCTGGCAGCCGTCGCGGGCCCGGGGCGGCACCCGATGA
- a CDS encoding copper chaperone PCu(A)C — protein sequence MTGQRLWRPTRRRVTGSLIAALAPVAACSVALGGLTTWVARGNAGSPARIAVTDGRVLLPFGGARDTAAFFRIANSGGADDRLLRVTSSATGGDATLSRHRMAGARAAYGQTVDSAAVPAGDGLAMSPFGTDVTVRAKETWREGDLVPFTLHFARSGRITALAVVVLPGTSGA from the coding sequence ATGACCGGACAGCGCCTGTGGCGCCCGACCCGCCGCCGAGTCACCGGCAGCCTGATCGCCGCGCTCGCGCCCGTCGCCGCGTGCAGCGTGGCCCTCGGAGGCCTCACCACCTGGGTCGCCCGGGGCAACGCGGGCAGCCCCGCACGGATCGCGGTCACCGACGGGCGCGTCCTCCTCCCGTTCGGCGGCGCCCGGGACACCGCCGCGTTCTTCCGCATCGCCAACTCCGGCGGCGCGGACGACCGGCTGCTGAGGGTCACGTCCTCCGCCACCGGCGGCGACGCCACACTCAGCCGCCACCGCATGGCCGGCGCACGGGCGGCGTACGGCCAGACGGTGGATTCCGCCGCCGTCCCGGCCGGCGACGGCCTCGCCATGTCTCCGTTCGGCACCGATGTGACCGTAAGGGCGAAGGAGACATGGCGCGAGGGCGACCTCGTGCCGTTCACACTGCACTTCGCGCGCAGCGGTCGGATCACGGCCCTTGCGGTGGTGGTCCTCCCGGGCACGAGCGGGGCGTGA
- a CDS encoding sigma-70 family RNA polymerase sigma factor has product MITPVPPASRDRRREADKEDAVASSDESTTAWALAARAGDPAAVERFVRALHPDVVRYVAHLSSDPQAADDLAQDTFLRALGSLHRFEGRSSARTWLLSIARRAVIDSYRYAAARPRLCGADDWSVAVEHAQPNGLPGFDDGVALLDLLDALPDKRREAFVLTQLIGLPYAEAAEASGCPVGTVRSRVARARATLIELLAEAEATPMAA; this is encoded by the coding sequence GTGATCACTCCTGTTCCACCCGCCTCCCGCGACAGACGCAGAGAGGCGGACAAAGAGGATGCGGTGGCCTCGTCCGACGAGTCGACGACCGCCTGGGCGCTCGCCGCCCGCGCCGGAGACCCGGCCGCCGTCGAGCGATTCGTACGAGCCCTGCACCCCGACGTCGTCCGTTATGTCGCACATCTGTCCTCCGACCCCCAGGCCGCCGATGACCTGGCCCAGGACACGTTCCTGCGGGCACTGGGCAGCCTGCACCGGTTCGAGGGGCGCTCCTCGGCGCGGACGTGGCTCCTGTCCATCGCCCGCCGCGCGGTGATCGACAGTTACCGGTACGCCGCCGCCCGGCCACGTCTGTGCGGCGCGGACGACTGGAGCGTGGCGGTCGAACACGCCCAGCCGAACGGTCTGCCCGGCTTCGACGACGGCGTCGCGCTGCTCGACCTGCTGGACGCACTGCCCGACAAGCGCCGTGAGGCGTTCGTTCTCACCCAGTTGATCGGGCTGCCCTACGCGGAGGCGGCCGAGGCCAGTGGCTGCCCCGTCGGAACGGTCCGCTCACGCGTGGCCCGTGCCCGGGCGACGCTCATCGAGCTGCTTGCCGAGGCTGAGGCGACGCCGATGGCCGCGTGA
- a CDS encoding GlxA family transcriptional regulator, whose protein sequence is MSGQEPHLVLIVLYDGVQSLGFSGPADVFAAADEVSSGSCRYEVRTASLNGGPVRASGGLTVRPDHGTMDVATAGKVGTLIVPGADGFPVRDRAIVETVGSLALRARRVASVGTGAFLLADAGLLDGRRAATHWEFADELARRFPAVTVDARDTVVRDGRFTTSGGGAASGLDLALTLVEDDLGDEAAQQIARALVTYHRRPGGQLQFTEPHGPDAHSPALRAVQRRILADLNGDLSIRSLSRQAGLSERHFTRLFRAQVGMSAREYIERARVVAASRLLTETSRSLGAVACETGFGTQATMLRAFRRVLRVSPLDYRERFS, encoded by the coding sequence ATGAGCGGGCAGGAGCCCCACCTGGTGCTCATCGTGCTCTACGACGGAGTCCAGAGCCTCGGCTTCTCAGGGCCCGCCGATGTCTTCGCCGCGGCGGACGAGGTGAGCTCAGGAAGCTGCCGGTACGAGGTGCGGACGGCCTCCCTGAACGGCGGTCCAGTCCGCGCGTCCGGTGGCCTCACCGTCCGGCCGGACCACGGCACGATGGACGTGGCCACGGCCGGCAAGGTCGGCACGCTGATCGTGCCGGGCGCGGACGGTTTCCCTGTCCGCGATCGGGCGATCGTCGAAACGGTGGGTTCCCTGGCCCTGCGGGCCAGGCGCGTGGCCTCGGTGGGCACCGGCGCCTTCCTCCTCGCTGATGCCGGGCTTCTCGACGGCCGCAGGGCGGCCACGCACTGGGAGTTCGCCGACGAACTCGCCCGTCGTTTCCCGGCGGTCACGGTCGACGCACGGGACACGGTGGTACGGGACGGCCGCTTCACGACCTCAGGAGGCGGCGCCGCCTCCGGCCTCGACCTGGCACTCACCCTCGTGGAGGACGACCTGGGCGACGAGGCCGCCCAGCAGATCGCCAGGGCCCTCGTCACGTACCACCGCAGGCCGGGCGGTCAGCTCCAGTTCACCGAACCGCACGGCCCCGACGCACACAGCCCGGCACTGCGCGCGGTGCAGCGGCGGATCCTCGCCGACCTGAACGGCGACCTGTCGATCCGCTCTCTGTCCCGCCAGGCAGGCCTCTCCGAGCGCCACTTCACCCGCCTGTTCCGCGCTCAGGTCGGCATGTCGGCGCGGGAGTACATCGAGCGGGCCCGAGTGGTGGCCGCCTCCCGCCTCCTCACCGAGACGTCCCGCAGCCTCGGGGCCGTCGCTTGCGAGACGGGGTTCGGGACACAGGCCACGATGCTCAGGGCGTTCCGGCGGGTGCTGCGGGTCTCGCCCCTCGACTACCGGGAGCGCTTCTCGTGA